In one window of Candidatus Methylomirabilota bacterium DNA:
- the ligD gene encoding non-homologous end-joining DNA ligase, which produces MLATLVPEPFHRPGWVYEEKYDGVRALAYRRGRRLRLYSRNLKDITAEFPEIAAALEALPGGDFGLDGEIVAFDRHGVSRFQLLQRRALGERIRPLYAIFDGLGRDGVGLLRRPLAERRRTLEAIVPPRRGVLMRARRLPPNGLTAYRLAQKRGWEGIVAKDDSSPYEPGRRSQSWLKVKCRKEAEFVIGGFTAPAGQRQHFGALLVGLFDGPALRFAGKVGTGFSGQTLADLYARMQALRAEESPFRPAPREAGATWVCPELVAQIAFAEWTADGKLRQPVFLGLRHDKKPSECTWSAREL; this is translated from the coding sequence ATGCTGGCCACGCTGGTGCCGGAACCCTTCCACCGGCCGGGCTGGGTCTACGAGGAGAAGTACGACGGCGTCCGCGCCCTCGCCTACCGCCGCGGCCGGCGGCTGCGCCTCTACTCGCGCAACCTGAAGGACATCACCGCGGAGTTCCCCGAGATCGCGGCGGCCCTGGAGGCGCTCCCGGGCGGTGACTTCGGGCTCGACGGCGAGATCGTCGCGTTCGATCGCCACGGCGTCTCGCGCTTCCAGCTCCTCCAGCGGCGGGCCCTGGGCGAACGGATCCGGCCCCTCTACGCGATCTTCGACGGTCTCGGGCGGGACGGCGTCGGGCTGCTGCGGCGCCCGCTCGCCGAACGCCGCCGCACGCTCGAAGCGATCGTGCCCCCGCGCCGCGGCGTCCTGATGCGCGCGCGCCGGCTGCCGCCCAACGGGCTCACCGCCTACCGCCTCGCGCAGAAGCGGGGCTGGGAGGGCATCGTCGCCAAGGACGACTCCTCTCCCTACGAGCCGGGTCGGCGTTCGCAGAGCTGGCTCAAGGTCAAGTGCCGCAAGGAGGCGGAGTTCGTCATCGGCGGCTTCACGGCTCCCGCCGGGCAGCGCCAGCACTTCGGTGCGCTGCTCGTCGGCCTCTTCGACGGCCCGGCCCTCCGGTTCGCCGGGAAGGTCGGGACGGGATTCTCCGGCCAGACGCTGGCGGATCTTTACGCCCGGATGCAAGCCCTGCGGGCCGAGGAGTCTCCCTTCCGCCCGGCGCCCCGCGAGGCGGGCGCCACCTGGGTCTGCCCGGAGCTCGTCGCGCAAATCGCCTTCGCCGAGTGGACGGCGGACGGCAAGCTTCGCCAGCCGGTCTTCCTCGGCCTTCGCCACGACAAGAAGCCCTCGGAGTGCACCTGGAGCGCGCGTGAGCTCTAG